The proteins below are encoded in one region of Geomonas ferrireducens:
- a CDS encoding IclR family transcriptional regulator, which yields MKKGKEKTDFNRSVIRALDVLEQFLGDDHEISLTELSRRLRLPKNNIFRLLATLELRDYLGKDALTERYHLGFKTVELSQKAFRQRGLGRSRAVMERLVSACNETACVSIMSDYSVINLDAVQCDHNLRVMPPLGVQLPAYCTAPGKSLLAHFAEDAIVRYASTNKFEKHTPHTIVDPERWKHQLRLIAQQGYAVEMEELNEGVTSVGAPIRDYTSRVIGALSILGPSQRFPLERMERELVPLLKQGAADISARFGY from the coding sequence ATGAAAAAGGGGAAGGAAAAAACAGACTTCAACCGGAGCGTCATCCGGGCGCTCGACGTTCTGGAGCAGTTCCTCGGGGATGATCACGAGATCAGCTTGACGGAGTTGAGCCGGCGCCTAAGGCTGCCCAAAAACAACATATTCCGGTTGCTGGCCACGTTGGAACTGCGCGACTACCTCGGTAAGGACGCGTTGACCGAGCGGTACCACCTTGGCTTCAAAACGGTCGAACTCTCCCAAAAGGCCTTCAGGCAGCGAGGGCTCGGAAGGTCGCGGGCGGTGATGGAGCGGCTGGTCTCCGCCTGCAATGAAACCGCCTGCGTCTCCATCATGTCCGACTACAGCGTGATCAACCTTGATGCCGTGCAGTGCGATCATAACCTGCGCGTCATGCCTCCCCTCGGCGTGCAGCTCCCCGCCTACTGCACCGCGCCGGGCAAATCCCTCCTGGCCCACTTCGCCGAAGACGCCATCGTCAGGTACGCCTCCACCAACAAGTTTGAAAAGCACACCCCCCACACCATCGTCGATCCGGAGCGCTGGAAGCATCAACTGCGGTTGATCGCCCAACAGGGGTACGCGGTCGAGATGGAGGAATTGAACGAAGGCGTGACCAGCGTCGGTGCGCCGATCCGCGACTACACCTCGCGCGTCATCGGTGCGCTCAGCATCCTGGGACCTTCGCAGCGTTTCCCGCTCGAGCGGATGGAGCGGGAACTGGTGCCGTTGTTGAAACAGGGCGCCGCCGACATCTCCGCGAGGTTCGGTTATTAA
- a CDS encoding AAA family ATPase, whose amino-acid sequence MTETKFAGTESYIATDDLKLAVNSAMVLGRPLLVKGEPGTGKTMLAEEVARALDMPLFQWHIKSSTKAQQGLYEYDAVSRLRDSQLGDARVQQIANYIVKGKLWEAFESERQAVLLIDEVDKADIEFPNDLLRELDRMEFYVYETKELVQAKHRPVIIITSNNEKELPDAFLRRCFFHYIRFPDRETLESIVSVHHPDLNRTLVKEALEVFLGVREMPGMKKKPSTSELLDWLKILAAEGVSPQALQAAARERGMPPLHGALLKNEQDLQLFNASSRRVGLGFRG is encoded by the coding sequence ATGACGGAAACGAAATTTGCCGGAACAGAATCCTACATCGCGACGGACGACCTGAAACTCGCTGTCAACTCGGCGATGGTTTTGGGGCGGCCGCTGCTGGTGAAGGGTGAGCCGGGAACGGGCAAGACCATGCTCGCGGAGGAGGTGGCCCGCGCCCTAGACATGCCGCTTTTCCAGTGGCACATCAAGTCCAGCACCAAGGCCCAGCAGGGGCTTTACGAGTACGACGCGGTCTCGCGCCTGCGCGACTCGCAGCTTGGCGATGCGCGGGTGCAGCAGATCGCCAACTACATCGTGAAGGGGAAGCTCTGGGAGGCTTTCGAATCGGAGCGGCAGGCCGTCCTTCTGATCGATGAGGTGGACAAGGCGGACATCGAGTTTCCGAACGACCTGCTGCGAGAACTGGACCGGATGGAGTTCTACGTCTATGAGACGAAGGAACTGGTGCAGGCGAAGCACCGCCCGGTCATCATCATCACCAGCAACAACGAAAAAGAGCTGCCCGACGCCTTCCTGCGCCGCTGCTTCTTCCATTACATCCGCTTTCCGGACCGGGAGACGCTGGAGAGCATCGTCTCGGTGCATCATCCGGACCTGAACCGGACCCTGGTGAAGGAGGCGCTGGAGGTGTTTCTTGGGGTCCGGGAGATGCCCGGGATGAAAAAGAAGCCGTCGACCTCCGAGCTTCTCGACTGGCTGAAGATCCTGGCCGCGGAAGGGGTATCGCCGCAGGCGCTGCAGGCAGCAGCAAGGGAGAGGGGAATGCCTCCCCTGCACGGGGCGCTCCTGAAAAACGAACAGGATCTGCAGCTGTTCAATGCATCGTCCCGGCGCGTCGGCCTGGGATTCAGGGGCTGA
- a CDS encoding vWA domain-containing protein, protein MLIEFFLGLKRAGVPVTLYEFLTLLEALEKRLAFGDVEEFYDLSRLILVKNEVNYDKFDRVFMGFFQGAIFAADEFFPEIPEEWLRKIKEKFLSEEEKRQIKALGGLDKLLETLRKRLAEQKERHQGGSKWVGTGGTSPFGAYGYNPEGIRIGQAESRHRRAVKVWDKREFRNLDGSVELGTRNMKMALRRVRDFAREGAREELDLPGTIRATANNAGCLDLRMVPERHNKVKVLLLLDVGGSMDPHVDGCEQLFCAARSEFKHLEHFYFHNCVYEKLWHDNRRRHQHHLPTFDLMHHFGPDWKLIFVGDATMGPYEIEWPGGSVEHENAEAGSVWMSRLLAQYPRAVWLNPAPQREWEFSASVRIIRRLMGNRMFPLTLDGVGAAVELLNR, encoded by the coding sequence GTGCTGATCGAATTCTTCCTGGGGCTTAAGCGGGCCGGAGTGCCGGTCACGCTGTACGAGTTCCTCACCCTGCTCGAGGCTTTGGAAAAGCGCCTAGCCTTCGGCGACGTCGAGGAGTTCTACGATCTTTCCCGCCTCATCCTCGTGAAGAACGAGGTCAACTACGACAAGTTCGATCGCGTCTTCATGGGGTTCTTTCAGGGGGCTATTTTCGCGGCTGATGAGTTCTTCCCCGAGATCCCCGAGGAGTGGCTCCGCAAGATAAAGGAGAAATTCCTCTCCGAGGAGGAAAAACGCCAGATCAAGGCGCTGGGAGGGCTGGACAAGCTCCTGGAGACCCTGAGAAAGCGGCTCGCCGAGCAGAAGGAGCGCCACCAGGGGGGGAGCAAGTGGGTCGGCACCGGCGGCACCTCCCCCTTCGGCGCCTATGGCTACAACCCGGAGGGGATACGGATCGGCCAGGCGGAGTCGCGCCACCGTCGGGCGGTTAAGGTCTGGGACAAGCGTGAATTCCGCAACCTGGACGGCTCGGTCGAACTCGGCACCCGAAACATGAAGATGGCCCTGCGCCGGGTGCGCGATTTCGCCCGCGAGGGGGCACGGGAGGAGCTCGACCTTCCCGGCACCATCCGGGCCACCGCCAACAACGCCGGCTGCCTGGATCTGCGCATGGTCCCGGAGCGGCACAACAAGGTGAAGGTGCTTTTACTGCTGGACGTGGGAGGGTCGATGGATCCGCACGTCGACGGTTGCGAGCAGCTCTTCTGCGCGGCCCGCAGCGAATTCAAGCACCTGGAGCATTTCTACTTCCACAACTGCGTCTATGAAAAGCTCTGGCACGACAACCGGCGCCGTCATCAGCATCACCTCCCCACCTTCGACCTGATGCACCACTTCGGCCCGGACTGGAAGTTGATCTTCGTCGGAGACGCCACCATGGGGCCCTACGAGATCGAGTGGCCCGGCGGGAGCGTCGAGCACGAGAATGCGGAAGCGGGTTCGGTATGGATGTCCCGGCTGCTGGCCCAGTACCCGCGAGCGGTCTGGCTGAACCCGGCGCCGCAACGCGAGTGGGAGTTCAGCGCATCGGTCCGCATCATCCGTCGCCTGATGGGAAACCGCATGTTTCCCCTGACCCTTGACGGGGTGGGGGCGGCGGTGGAGTTGCTGAACAGGTAA
- a CDS encoding radical SAM protein, with translation MRAYAGFEQGPIRPPSEAESLLIRVNRNCPWNRCTFCSLYKKRKFSIRPPVDVIRDIDSIHRFTEKIAAGEPLQSLVGNRQEVMAAWSWYCSGMESVFLQDADSLTYRPEHLARILRHLKERFPEVKRITCYARSASLARTPDTALRELAAAGLNRIHVGMETGSDTLLKLVQKGGSKKEQIVAGLKVKGAGLELSEYFLAGLGGTELSREHAEESAEVINRVNPDFIRFRTLHILEGVELFPASGGVFRFAPDLVLAREILTFLEGLDGITSSVRSDHGYNLFQELNGAFPGGKERMTAVPRRFLELEPEQRMLFQVGKRTGHLLRLDQLKEAERVAAVRDICLQNGVTPANVDERMHELMQERMRRGIF, from the coding sequence ATGCGAGCATACGCCGGATTCGAACAGGGTCCCATCCGTCCCCCAAGCGAGGCAGAAAGCCTTCTCATCCGCGTGAACCGGAACTGCCCCTGGAACCGTTGCACCTTCTGCTCACTCTACAAGAAACGGAAGTTCTCCATCCGTCCGCCTGTGGACGTCATCCGCGACATCGACTCCATTCATCGCTTCACGGAGAAGATAGCTGCGGGGGAACCGCTTCAGTCGCTGGTCGGGAACCGGCAGGAGGTGATGGCGGCCTGGAGCTGGTACTGTTCGGGAATGGAGTCGGTATTCCTGCAGGACGCCGACTCCCTCACCTACCGGCCTGAGCACCTCGCGCGGATCCTTCGCCACCTGAAAGAGCGGTTTCCGGAGGTGAAGAGGATCACCTGCTATGCGCGCTCCGCAAGCCTCGCCCGCACCCCGGACACCGCCCTTAGAGAGCTCGCCGCGGCGGGGCTGAACCGTATCCATGTCGGGATGGAGACCGGCTCCGACACGCTTCTCAAGCTGGTGCAAAAGGGAGGGAGCAAAAAGGAGCAGATCGTGGCGGGCCTGAAGGTGAAGGGGGCAGGGCTGGAGCTCTCCGAGTACTTCCTTGCCGGGCTTGGCGGGACGGAGCTTTCGCGGGAACACGCCGAGGAGAGCGCCGAGGTGATCAACAGGGTCAATCCCGACTTCATCCGCTTCAGGACGCTTCACATCCTGGAGGGAGTGGAGCTCTTCCCTGCAAGCGGCGGCGTCTTCCGCTTTGCGCCGGACCTGGTGCTCGCGAGGGAGATCCTCACCTTCCTGGAAGGTCTCGACGGCATCACCAGCTCGGTCAGAAGTGACCACGGCTATAACCTCTTCCAGGAGCTGAACGGCGCCTTCCCCGGCGGCAAGGAGCGAATGACCGCGGTGCCGAGGAGGTTCCTAGAGTTGGAGCCGGAGCAGCGGATGCTTTTCCAGGTGGGTAAGCGGACGGGGCACCTGCTGCGGCTGGACCAGTTGAAGGAGGCGGAGCGGGTTGCTGCCGTACGCGACATCTGCCTGCAAAACGGCGTCACTCCTGCCAATGTCGATGAGCGGATGCACGAGTTGATGCAGGAGAGGATGAGAAGAGGGATCTTTTAA
- a CDS encoding enoyl-CoA hydratase-related protein, whose amino-acid sequence MELENLLLEVTDRIATVTINRPAAMNAMTRGTLEELECVVAEIERDSEIRAVIVTGAGAKAFVAGADIAVMRDMISAEARELALLAHRIYAAMEASSKPFIAAVNGYALGGGCELALACDIRLASQNAKFGQPEINIGILPGFGGSQRLPRLIGKGRALEMILTGEMIDAEEALRIGLVNRVVPQEELLEEARKLAAKIASKGRVATRLCKEAVVHGMEMDLARACFYEAELFGYSFSTFDQKEGMGAFLEKRPPVFQDR is encoded by the coding sequence ATGGAACTGGAAAACCTGTTGCTGGAAGTGACGGACCGCATCGCCACTGTAACGATCAACCGCCCCGCGGCCATGAACGCCATGACCCGGGGGACCCTTGAGGAACTAGAATGCGTGGTTGCCGAGATCGAGCGCGACTCCGAGATCAGGGCAGTCATCGTTACCGGGGCGGGGGCGAAGGCGTTCGTAGCGGGTGCCGACATCGCCGTTATGCGTGACATGATCTCGGCCGAGGCGCGGGAGCTGGCGCTGTTGGCGCACCGCATTTACGCGGCCATGGAGGCTTCCTCGAAGCCCTTTATCGCCGCCGTCAACGGCTACGCCCTTGGCGGCGGGTGTGAACTTGCCCTCGCCTGCGACATCCGCCTCGCCTCGCAAAACGCCAAGTTCGGCCAGCCCGAGATAAACATCGGTATCCTCCCCGGCTTCGGCGGCTCTCAGCGACTGCCGAGGCTTATCGGCAAGGGGAGGGCACTGGAGATGATCCTGACCGGAGAGATGATCGATGCGGAGGAGGCGCTGCGCATAGGGCTCGTGAACCGGGTGGTACCTCAGGAGGAACTGCTTGAAGAGGCGCGTAAGCTGGCGGCGAAGATCGCCTCCAAGGGACGCGTCGCCACGAGGCTTTGCAAGGAGGCGGTCGTGCACGGCATGGAGATGGACCTTGCGCGTGCCTGCTTCTACGAGGCGGAGCTCTTCGGCTACAGCTTCTCGACCTTTGATCAGAAGGAAGGGATGGGTGCGTTTTTGGAGAAGCGGCCGCCGGTGTTTCAGGACCGTTGA
- a CDS encoding PaaI family thioesterase — protein MYDYEELVSAERPGFRLPGWIACAPFEEYLGMRIDEARDGRAVLSMPFKVKLAQGKGLMHGGAVTAIADTAVAIAIKSMVPEGTDFVTVEMNLKFLAPVQEGTVRAEARAARQGERKIAGEADIYNGETRVAEFRALFVIKRSA, from the coding sequence ATGTACGACTACGAGGAGCTGGTAAGCGCTGAACGGCCGGGGTTCCGGCTACCGGGATGGATCGCCTGCGCCCCTTTCGAGGAATACCTGGGGATGCGGATCGACGAGGCGAGGGATGGCCGCGCCGTACTAAGCATGCCGTTCAAGGTGAAGCTCGCGCAGGGGAAGGGGCTCATGCACGGCGGCGCGGTGACCGCGATCGCCGACACCGCCGTTGCAATCGCCATCAAAAGCATGGTCCCCGAGGGGACCGACTTCGTCACCGTAGAGATGAACCTGAAGTTCCTCGCCCCGGTACAAGAGGGAACGGTCCGAGCCGAGGCGCGTGCCGCGCGTCAGGGCGAGAGGAAGATCGCCGGAGAGGCCGACATCTACAACGGCGAGACCAGGGTCGCCGAGTTCCGCGCTCTCTTCGTGATCAAGAGAAGCGCCTGA
- a CDS encoding glycosyltransferase family 61 protein, whose translation MKASEKTAKRRQQLLRFISRDLLGPVVGKMPKSSIESLEKASYLPNIRRHILDIIPVTDARIVKHETGVAYPPFIRTEAVFNRRKLYLLKDATVSPFSGMAWIGNRIIEESVGSLRRIMDWGDMLHEPLLPVTALASAEPVVVCHPANYFHWLMEVLPNLLFTVAMFPEVKIVLPEEVPRYVSEGLFTALGTDAKKRFIRCPGPVRVERLVVPQYHTQPEFTDPQVIALLHSTVKEKVTADGARPRTGRGVRLYVSRRKSRRRLAGEELLEKRLKEIGFTILHCEELSFAEQIRVFHEAEMVVGTHGAGLANVVWSQPGCRVIEIFANNYILDCYAWLSFSRALEYRHVVCDTGHRIDEKAMDEVLNMCGGGER comes from the coding sequence ATGAAGGCAAGCGAGAAAACGGCAAAAAGGCGCCAGCAGCTTTTGCGTTTCATCTCAAGGGACCTGCTCGGGCCGGTGGTGGGCAAGATGCCGAAATCGAGCATCGAGTCGCTTGAGAAGGCATCCTACCTCCCGAACATCCGCAGGCACATCCTCGACATCATCCCGGTCACCGACGCGCGCATCGTGAAACACGAGACCGGCGTCGCGTATCCCCCCTTCATAAGAACAGAGGCGGTCTTCAACAGGCGCAAGCTCTACCTGCTAAAGGACGCCACGGTTTCCCCCTTCTCCGGCATGGCCTGGATCGGGAACCGGATCATCGAGGAGAGCGTCGGTTCCCTGCGCCGCATCATGGACTGGGGAGACATGCTGCACGAGCCGCTCCTGCCGGTGACCGCACTTGCGAGCGCGGAGCCGGTGGTGGTTTGCCATCCCGCGAACTACTTTCACTGGCTCATGGAGGTGCTGCCGAACCTGCTGTTCACGGTTGCCATGTTCCCCGAGGTGAAGATCGTGCTCCCGGAGGAAGTGCCGCGCTACGTGAGCGAAGGGCTTTTCACCGCGCTCGGCACCGACGCGAAGAAGCGCTTCATCCGTTGCCCGGGGCCGGTGCGGGTCGAGCGACTGGTGGTGCCGCAGTACCACACCCAGCCGGAATTCACCGATCCCCAGGTGATCGCCCTGCTGCACAGCACGGTCAAGGAGAAGGTAACGGCAGACGGGGCTCGACCGCGTACCGGGAGAGGCGTCAGGCTCTACGTCTCGAGGAGGAAAAGCAGGCGGCGGCTCGCCGGAGAGGAACTGCTCGAAAAGCGGCTGAAGGAGATAGGCTTCACCATCCTCCACTGCGAGGAGCTTTCCTTCGCAGAGCAGATACGGGTCTTTCACGAGGCGGAGATGGTGGTGGGGACGCACGGAGCCGGCCTTGCCAATGTGGTCTGGTCGCAGCCGGGGTGCCGCGTCATCGAGATCTTCGCCAATAACTACATCCTCGACTGCTACGCCTGGCTCAGCTTCAGCCGCGCCCTGGAGTACCGCCACGTCGTCTGCGACACCGGGCACCGGATCGACGAGAAAGCCATGGACGAGGTGCTGAACATGTGCGGCGGTGGGGAGAGATGA
- a CDS encoding type II toxin-antitoxin system RelE family toxin: MTPFSFFATPSFKTKIAKIEKHDPPGHARIQSVIDRLLLNPSDADGWMHGEYQGRLKKYVGRRDYRLIYHWCELCRKEGHKLHSQCGFCSEVSDNSVIFFDVYHKNEANRL, encoded by the coding sequence ATGACGCCCTTTAGTTTTTTCGCCACCCCTTCCTTCAAGACGAAGATCGCGAAGATCGAGAAGCACGACCCGCCCGGTCACGCGCGCATCCAGTCGGTCATCGACCGGCTCCTTTTAAACCCGAGCGACGCCGACGGCTGGATGCACGGCGAGTACCAAGGCCGCCTGAAGAAATACGTGGGGCGGCGCGACTACCGGCTCATCTATCACTGGTGCGAGCTCTGCCGCAAGGAAGGGCACAAGCTTCACTCCCAATGCGGCTTCTGCTCCGAGGTCTCCGACAACAGCGTCATCTTCTTCGACGTCTACCACAAGAACGAGGCGAACAGGCTCTAG
- a CDS encoding methyl-accepting chemotaxis protein: MNLSIVKKGTILTVTIVITAVSVTTYVSLTKMRREMVRVATASQESRINTFWELLRQKGAFRVEGNRLMAGDCVLNGNNELPDKVAKICGGTATIFMNDVRVATNVVKEDGSRAVGTRLEGPAYDALFKKGEGYRGVAPILNTPYFTAYDPIRDNSGQVIGALYVGVKTADFLQSFEHTRTTVIALAVAFTLFASCIAAWFTRLLLAPLKKAVSITEAVATGDLTVAIPAGGGDEAGKLLESLRAMVTELRDMISRVSGSAESVQGISTDLSAEAAGAVAAARRQQGKVIETSSYVATIAGKAEEIENETQRLARAASESSASILEMTATTEEVALNAERLTSLIAEVTASIMQSATASGEIGDHTVALVSSSMSTASSILEMEAATNTVKGNAVLTAEVAEVVEQDALKGVEAVRAMRQGISEIRASSGVTNQVIATLTARTHEIGAISSVIDDIAKRTSLLALNASIIAAQAGQHGKAFAVVAEEIKMLASSTARSTSEIAGLIAGVQEETERAVNALKETDQRIAAGEELSSRSGDALEKIVSGVSTARSHISGIARATAEQAKGTSLIREAMDRVTDMTERIERAIREQSGAKEAIMVASEQMKELAAQFQWATREQSKVGRDISNSIMDVSDMSQKIEKACAVQAQESTQIAAAVAEINADADRCLQAAALLEAGAAELTGQVGVLREGTGAFRLQGGH; this comes from the coding sequence GTGAATTTGAGCATCGTAAAGAAGGGCACCATACTGACCGTCACCATCGTCATTACCGCGGTAAGCGTCACCACGTACGTCTCCCTGACCAAGATGAGGCGGGAGATGGTGCGCGTGGCCACTGCGTCACAGGAAAGCAGGATCAACACCTTCTGGGAGTTGCTCAGGCAAAAGGGAGCCTTCCGGGTCGAGGGGAACCGCCTGATGGCTGGGGACTGCGTCCTGAACGGCAACAACGAACTTCCCGACAAGGTGGCGAAGATCTGCGGCGGGACGGCCACCATCTTCATGAATGACGTGAGGGTGGCCACCAACGTAGTGAAGGAGGACGGCAGCCGAGCGGTGGGGACAAGGCTCGAGGGTCCCGCCTATGATGCTCTCTTTAAGAAGGGGGAAGGGTACCGGGGCGTCGCGCCGATCCTCAACACCCCCTACTTCACCGCCTACGATCCGATCCGTGACAACAGCGGCCAGGTGATCGGCGCTTTATACGTAGGGGTGAAGACCGCGGATTTCCTCCAGTCCTTCGAACACACGCGAACCACGGTGATCGCCCTGGCAGTCGCCTTCACCCTCTTCGCCAGCTGCATCGCCGCCTGGTTCACACGCCTTTTGCTCGCCCCACTGAAGAAGGCGGTCTCCATCACCGAGGCCGTGGCGACGGGGGACCTCACCGTGGCGATTCCAGCGGGTGGAGGCGACGAGGCCGGTAAGCTCCTCGAGTCGTTGCGGGCCATGGTGACCGAGCTGCGCGACATGATCAGCAGGGTGAGCGGGTCCGCGGAAAGCGTACAGGGAATATCGACCGACCTCTCCGCAGAAGCCGCGGGTGCTGTGGCGGCCGCGCGTCGCCAGCAGGGCAAAGTTATCGAGACGTCCTCCTACGTTGCGACCATCGCCGGCAAGGCAGAGGAGATCGAGAACGAAACGCAGCGACTCGCCCGGGCGGCGTCGGAGTCCTCCGCATCGATCCTCGAGATGACGGCGACGACGGAGGAGGTCGCCCTGAATGCGGAGAGACTCACCTCTTTGATCGCCGAGGTGACCGCCTCGATCATGCAGAGCGCAACGGCCAGCGGCGAAATCGGCGATCACACCGTGGCACTCGTCTCCTCCTCCATGTCGACGGCGTCATCGATCCTGGAGATGGAAGCGGCCACCAACACGGTGAAGGGAAACGCCGTGCTCACCGCAGAGGTGGCGGAGGTCGTGGAACAAGACGCCCTCAAGGGGGTCGAGGCGGTACGGGCGATGCGCCAGGGGATAAGCGAGATCCGCGCCTCATCCGGGGTCACCAACCAGGTCATCGCGACGCTCACCGCGAGGACGCACGAGATCGGGGCGATATCTTCCGTGATCGACGACATCGCCAAGAGGACCTCGCTCCTCGCGCTGAACGCAAGCATCATCGCGGCCCAGGCCGGCCAGCACGGCAAGGCTTTCGCGGTGGTCGCCGAGGAGATCAAGATGCTCGCCTCGAGCACCGCCCGCTCCACGAGCGAAATAGCCGGCCTGATCGCCGGGGTGCAGGAGGAGACCGAGCGGGCGGTGAACGCGCTCAAGGAGACGGACCAGCGCATCGCGGCGGGAGAGGAGCTCAGTTCACGCTCCGGTGACGCCCTCGAAAAGATCGTGAGCGGCGTATCCACCGCGAGAAGCCACATAAGCGGCATCGCGCGGGCCACGGCGGAACAGGCGAAGGGGACGAGCCTCATCAGGGAGGCGATGGACCGGGTGACCGACATGACCGAGCGGATCGAGCGCGCCATCAGGGAGCAGTCCGGCGCCAAGGAGGCGATCATGGTTGCCTCGGAGCAGATGAAGGAATTGGCCGCGCAGTTCCAGTGGGCGACCCGCGAGCAGAGCAAGGTGGGGCGCGACATCTCGAATTCGATCATGGACGTCTCAGACATGTCGCAGAAGATCGAAAAGGCCTGCGCGGTGCAGGCCCAGGAGAGCACCCAGATCGCTGCGGCGGTGGCCGAGATCAACGCCGATGCGGACCGCTGCCTGCAGGCCGCGGCGCTTCTCGAGGCGGGGGCGGCGGAGCTTACCGGCCAGGTCGGCGTCCTGCGGGAGGGAACCGGCGCCTTCAGGCTGCAGGGAGGCCATTGA
- a CDS encoding LysE family translocator has product MKLLTLFFLVSLASTAIPGPAVLYVTTQGMRGGMRSGLPAALGILAADAFYIVLSVTGLSAILAASYRLFTIMKWAGAVYLVYLGVRIVLSGLSASLARQAATANNGTGRSFLGGFALHAANPKALLYFGSLVPQFVTTGEPIAGQLAALALIHLSTASCVLIIYAASSARLGRCGVGSGVSRLLRCAAGASLIAAGISLGCLRRSSP; this is encoded by the coding sequence ATGAAACTGCTCACCCTCTTCTTTCTGGTCTCACTGGCGTCAACCGCCATCCCCGGTCCCGCCGTCCTGTACGTGACGACGCAGGGGATGCGCGGGGGGATGCGCTCGGGACTTCCGGCCGCACTCGGCATCCTTGCCGCCGACGCCTTCTATATCGTCCTTTCCGTAACGGGGCTCTCCGCGATACTCGCCGCATCTTACCGACTGTTCACCATAATGAAATGGGCCGGTGCCGTGTACCTGGTCTACCTCGGCGTGCGGATCGTACTTTCGGGGCTCTCCGCTTCGCTGGCGCGGCAGGCTGCCACTGCCAACAACGGTACTGGTCGCTCCTTCCTGGGTGGTTTCGCCCTCCACGCGGCGAACCCAAAGGCGCTTTTGTACTTCGGATCTCTCGTCCCGCAGTTCGTGACGACGGGCGAGCCGATTGCCGGCCAACTTGCCGCGCTTGCGCTCATACACCTCTCCACCGCTTCATGTGTGCTCATCATCTACGCCGCGTCTTCCGCGCGCTTAGGTCGCTGCGGCGTCGGTTCGGGCGTCTCCCGACTGCTGCGCTGCGCGGCCGGAGCCTCTCTCATCGCGGCGGGGATCTCCCTCGGATGCCTGAGAAGAAGCAGCCCCTGA
- a CDS encoding J domain-containing protein, with protein MTYADLQEALRILGLGERATLGEIKARHRELVKCHHPDAGAQGDPERIRLINAAYRIVSEYVAGYRFSFTEEEFYEQNPDERLRNQFMDFYRN; from the coding sequence ATGACCTACGCGGACTTGCAGGAGGCGCTGCGGATACTGGGGCTGGGGGAGCGGGCGACGCTGGGAGAGATAAAGGCCCGGCACCGGGAGCTGGTCAAGTGCCATCATCCCGATGCCGGTGCGCAGGGGGACCCGGAAAGGATCCGCCTGATAAACGCGGCCTACCGGATCGTGTCGGAGTACGTCGCCGGGTACCGCTTCTCCTTCACGGAAGAAGAGTTCTACGAGCAGAACCCGGATGAGCGGCTGAGAAACCAGTTCATGGACTTCTATCGGAACTGA
- a CDS encoding CGGC domain-containing protein, with translation MKVGIIRCQLTEDMCPGTVDFKVAGEGTQAFEETGPVEIVGFLSCGGCSGKKAVTRAKMMVDRGAEGIVFASCMKKGNPIGYPCPHFAAMKAAVEAKVGPEVKIIDWTH, from the coding sequence ATGAAGGTGGGAATCATTCGTTGTCAATTGACTGAGGATATGTGCCCGGGAACGGTGGACTTCAAGGTGGCCGGCGAAGGCACGCAGGCATTCGAGGAAACTGGCCCCGTCGAGATCGTTGGCTTTCTGTCCTGCGGCGGCTGTTCCGGAAAGAAGGCGGTCACCCGGGCCAAGATGATGGTGGATCGCGGAGCGGAGGGTATCGTCTTCGCTTCCTGCATGAAGAAGGGAAACCCCATCGGCTACCCCTGCCCTCACTTCGCTGCCATGAAGGCGGCAGTGGAAGCGAAGGTCGGGCCCGAAGTAAAGATCATCGACTGGACGCACTGA